The Polyangium mundeleinium genome contains the following window.
ATCCGAACATCGTCGAGATCAAGGAAGTCGGCGCGCTCGCCTGCGGCACGCCGTTCTTCGTGATGGAGTATCTGCCTGGCGTCACGCTCGACGTCTTGCTCTCGATGCGCGGCCGCCTCGGCCCAGAAGAGGCGCTCGAGATCCTCGAGCCCGTCTGCGCCGCGCTCGGCGCCGCTCACGCGGCGGGCATCGTTCATCGCGACGTCAAGGCGAGCAACGTGATGGCGACGGGCGGGCTCGGCGGCGTGAAGCTCCTCGATTTCGGCATCGCGAAGCTCGTCGATCCGGGCACGTCGAGCGCGGGCCTGACCTCGGTGAACCGGCAGATCGGCACGCTCACGATCATGGCGCCCGAGCAGCTCCTCTGCGCGCCGGTCGACGCGCGCACGGATGTCTACGCGCTCGGCGCGCTCGTCTATCGCCTGCTCACGGGCCGTTTGCCGTTCGAGTCCTCGTTCCCCGGCGAGCTCGTGCGCAAGCACCTGGAAGAGCCGCGCCGCGCCCGAGCGAGCGTGTCCCCGTCTCGCGCGAGATCGACGCGGTGGTGCTGAAGTGCCTGGAAAAACGGCCTGAGCGCCGGTACGAATCGGTGCACGCGCTCGTGCGGGCGCTGCGCCACGCGACCTCGGCGGGCACGCTGCGCTCGTCTTCGCACCAGCTCCCGCGCTTCGCGGTGGGCCTCTTCATCGAGATAAGGCTCCGCGCGGACGCCGAGGACGCGCCGGATCTTTTTGCGGCCGAGATCGAGCGGATCCTGGCGAGCGCCGAGGATCGGATGCGCAGCGCGGGCTTCGCGCTGTGCACGAGCACGAGCGCGGAGGTGCTCGGCTTGCGGCTGCTCCCGCGGGATCCTGCGCGCTGGCAGGACGAGCGGCAGGCCACGCTTGATTTCGCGCTCGACCTGCATACGGCGCTCGCGTCGCGTTCGGGATCGGATCCACGCGTGCACGTGAATGTCTCTGCGCATGCGGGCGAGGTCGTGGTGCGCGAGCGAATCGACGCGGATCCGGAGATCGTCGGCGGACCGCTCGCGCGCACGGGCGACTGGGCCTCGTCGGAGGAGACGGCGAACCTGTGCGCGACGTGGGAGCTGCTCGACGGCCTCGGCGGCTTCGAAGCGGCGCCCGGCCCCGATCCGCTCGTCCTCGTCAGCCGCAGCGCGGCCTGAAAAAGAAAACCGAGGGGCGCTCTGTCCCTCGGAAATTCGATTCCCCGCACATTTCAATCCTATCCATCGCGACCCTTGCGACGCCCGTCCGGCGCAAGGGTCGCGCATAACATTCCATTCTCATACCACACAAACAACAATTACCATGACAAACATATCCAACCATCATTAATACGGTTTTACAGGAAACACGTTTTACTGGACAATCTATTTTTAAATATAAACCACAATGCTCTACAATGCGACGCGTCAAAATTCGCGGCGCTCCATGACGCAAAATCGGCAAAAAAACGGGCCTTAAACACCCGGAGGACCGGAAAAGGCCCCAGGAGACCCACGAGGACCCCGCGGAGGCCGCTGCCGATAAGGAAAAAACGGCCCCAAAGTACTGGTAGCAAGACGTTTGGGTGAACACAATTCGCAAATTCCGTCTCCGACGTAACCGATCGGTACAAAATGGTGATTAGCCTATCAGTATATCTTGACAAACCAGGCTCACTGGACTGGCAGCACGACGTTATAGTACCAACACAGCTACACATTGGTTAGATAAAATCCATAACAACCAGCACGTATCCAAACCATCAGTTTATCGAGACAAACTCACCATCGCACCCCCGCCGCCGTTGCCGGACGCGAGGGGCGGGGGATACGATGGGCGCCGGTCGACACCCCCCGGGAGCCCCTACATGGCCGGACTCGGCTGGCTGCACCTCAGCGATCTTCACGTCGGAGCCGCCCGAACCCTCTGGCAGCGGCCCCGCTACCGCGAGGAGATGGAGCGGGACCTCGGCTGGCTCCACGAACGAGGCGGCTCGTTCGACCTCCTCCTCGTGACCGGCGACCTCGCCTCGACCGGCACCGAGACCGAATACGAGATCGTCACGGAGGGGCTCGCCTCGCTCCAGGATTTCCTGGCCGGCCTCGGCTCACGCCCCGCCCTGCTCGCGGTGCCCGGCAACAAGGACCTCGTTCGCACCACAGCGAGCGCGGCCCCCGACCCGGCCACCTGGGAGGCAGACCCCAAGACACGCGAGGCCTTCTTCGAGGACGCGACGCATCGAAGCCGACAAGTGGTCACGGCCGCGTTCGCCCCCTTCCGTCGGTGGATGGCTGGGTGGCATCAACGACCCGCCTCCGTCGACGTCGCCGCAAAGGAGGGCCTCCTGCCGGGCGACTTCGCGGCGACCGTGACGAAAGGCGGCCACCGCTTCGGCGTCGCAGGCATCAATACGGCCTTTCTGGAGCTCGCCGGGGGCGCCTTTGGCGCGCTCGACCTGGATCCGCGGCAGATCGAAGCGGCCGCGGGGGACCTCGACGCGTGGGCCCGCTCGCACGACGCCTGCCTCCTGCTCACGCACCATCCGCCCTCCGGGCTCTCCCCGCGCGCGCTCGCGCGATTCTCGACCGACCTCGCGCCGCTCGGCCGGTTCGCGCTCCACCTCGCGGGCAGCCTCAACGGCGGCGCGCCCCTGGTGGGCGACGCCCCTCACGCGCCTCTCTTTTCCACGTTTCCCTTCTCCAGCGGCGTCAGCGCCGACCGACGCCACGGGTATGCCGCCGGTCGCCTCGACCTCGACACCGGCACGATTGCATTCTGGCCCCGCCTCCTCGGCTTCTCCCCGAGCATGGAGCCGCATTTCCAGGGCCCCGCCTCCACACGCCCGGACGAGCCCCTCCGTGTGTTCGTCCGGCAGCGTCCCGCCGAATTGGCGAAATCGTACGATGTGGCGGAGGACGAGGCCCTCGAATTGCCGTTCCCCGCGGAATGCGCTCCCGAACTCGAAGCCAAGCCCGCGGCCATGCCCGCTACCAAACCCGCGCCCGAGCCGCTCGAATCAAAAAAGGAAGCCGGCCCCCCGCCGCCCCCTCGCCCGCCGCCCATCACCGCGTACGTCGCCGCATTTGCCCCCTCCCCCGTCCCCTCCCCCGTCCCCGGCCGCGCCCCCGGCGCCACCCGCGGCCTCGGCCCCGCTTCCGCTTCCGGTTTCGTTCCCGCGTCCGCCCCCGCTCCCGCGGCCGCCCCCGCTTCCGCCAACCTCCCCTCCGAATTCACGCTCCTCCGCTCCTTGCCCATCGACCGCGGCCCGCTCGCCCGCGTCCGCTTCTCGCCCGCCGGAGGCGCCTTCGCCGCCATTTCGTTTTGGGGCAAAATCCATGTATGGGACGCGGACACGCAAGCGAACCGCTGGGTCGCGCGCGCCGGCTCCGACGCGATGGACCTCTGCTTCTCCCCCGACGGGCGCCGCCTGGCCACACGCGCCGGGACAAACCTCTCCGTGTGGGATGCGTCGAACGGCGAA
Protein-coding sequences here:
- a CDS encoding serine/threonine-protein kinase: MGRSGLLGGSVVSGGGDHDVPLAVGTSVGGYVIDRLVARGGCGSVYRAHPAGRAEPVAIKVLHPTLAPLPKMIERFVREVELLRRIRHPNIVEIKEVGALACGTPFFVMEYLPGVTLDVLLSMRGRLGPEEALEILEPVCAALGAAHAAGIVHRDVKASNVMATGGLGGVKLLDFGIAKLVDPGTSSAGLTSVNRQIGTLTIMAPEQLLCAPVDARTDVYALGALVYRLLTGRLPFESSFPGELVRKHLEEPRRARASVSPSRARSTRWC